The nucleotide window TGTCGATGCACCGGCCGGACTGGTTACCCGCGATCAGCACGTTCTGCTGGCCGGGGGGCGGGGTCGTCGGCGGGGGAGTGGTGGGCGGCACGTCCGACCCGAACTGGGTGAAGAACCGCCACACCTCCTGCTTGACCCAGCTCCGCGCGCCGCTCTCACACCCGGCACACCCGTCCACCGGGCCTTGCTGGTGGCCGCCGTCGAAGGCGGCCCAGACCACCGGGTAGCCGGCCCGGCAGGAGTACGCGGTGGTGATGTGGGTCAGGCTGCCGGCCCTCGGCTCGGGCGGGCTCTGCGCGGCGCATCCGTTGTTCCGGACGAACCTGTCGCGCAGCGACCGTCCGCTGCCGATGTTGTCGTTGATACCGTGAATGCCCAGGTACGCCACCGGCTGGGTGCCGCCGCTGCATCCGCTGATGGCCCCCGGAGCCGCGATTGCCGCGACCGCACGGAACACCGTCGGCCGGGAACACGCCAACGAGTAGCTCATCGCGCCGCCGTAGCTGAACCCGACGGAGAAGAGTTGCGTGGTGTCGACGCAGAGGGCGTTCGAGATCACGCGGACCATGTCGTCGGTGAAGGTCACGTCCTCACCGTTGGAGTTGCCCCAGCCGTTGTTGAGGCCCTGCGGGGCAACGAAGATCGTGCTGTTGTTCGACTGCGAGAGCATGCCGTAGTAGGCCCACGAGGCTCCGTCGCTGCCGCCGCCCGCGACCTGGCTGGCGGTGCCGCCCAACCAGTGGAACCCGAAGGCCAGTCGGTGGGCATAGGTGTTGTTGTAGCTGTCGGGCAGCCGAAGGATGAAGCTGCGGTTCTTCCCGCTGCTCTGGATGGTGTGGGTGCCGCTGTTCAGTCCGGGCGCCTTGCCGCAGCCGGCAGTGGTGGCCGCGGCAGCCGGTGCGACGGTCGTGACGACGTACGTTCCGATGGCGAACAGAAGCATGATCGCCATGGCTGCCCCCAGCCAGGGGGCGGAGAGTTTACGAAGTGGCACAGTTGAGCCTCCTTGTGTGTGAATGGTCAGCCGGAGCGGCTGTTGCTCTGCCGGGGACCTCGCGGCGCTCAGCTTCGGCTCCACCGTTGGTTGGCCGCGCCGGTGCAGTCCCAGATCTGGACGCGCGTGCCGTTGGCCGTGCCGCCGCCGACCATGTCCAGGCACCGGCCCGAACCAACTCCGGTGATCGAGCCGTCGGTGTTGAGCCGCCACTTCTGGTTGGACTGGCCGTTGCA belongs to Micromonospora ureilytica and includes:
- a CDS encoding ricin-type beta-trefoil lectin domain protein translates to MLLFAIGTYVVTTVAPAAAATTAGCGKAPGLNSGTHTIQSSGKNRSFILRLPDSYNNTYAHRLAFGFHWLGGTASQVAGGGSDGASWAYYGMLSQSNNSTIFVAPQGLNNGWGNSNGEDVTFTDDMVRVISNALCVDTTQLFSVGFSYGGAMSYSLACSRPTVFRAVAAIAAPGAISGCSGGTQPVAYLGIHGINDNIGSGRSLRDRFVRNNGCAAQSPPEPRAGSLTHITTAYSCRAGYPVVWAAFDGGHQQGPVDGCAGCESGARSWVKQEVWRFFTQFGSDVPPTTPPPTTPPPGQQNVLIAGNQSGRCIDIPNSSTSNGARPQLWDCHGGTNQRWTHTTNRTLTVYGNKCLDASGAGSSNGTAVLIWDCNGQANQQWNLNSNGTITSAQSGLCLDAVASGTANGTQLHLWACHGGANQQWSTRS